In bacterium, a single genomic region encodes these proteins:
- a CDS encoding methyl-accepting chemotaxis protein yields the protein MNGNTRFSASIKGKLVILMTVYALIVSVFSLLYYPAILSSNLKSQFNSKMNTVGEMVALGTGIGLGTDQLMVIKNVFDWAKSDSNLIYIVVLDQVNEVYTQHPKEINFDLKKWLTKTEMSISGDTLQIIKKIRYQKQELGSILLGVSTKSVREEITKMRVVVSLIGLVMLIVGVFLAFGMGKYFGNRVGNLVRVSEAIKSGDYSTTTSDTGNDEIKILGESLLVMSDTLQQKERDAIAALQETRDVVSEINRASTLLNEGRLEQRASLSGIEGDYRKLIESFNSAIDSIINPLVEASTVLEEIANHDLTSRVTGEYRGDHARIKNSLNIAVNNLDGSMLMVSQVSDRILSAANEISRNSQALAQGASEQASSLEEISATLEEMSAMTRQNAASSNEASKLTKGTLTNAKSGNEAMIRMQEEINQIKKSADQTAKIIKTIDEIAFQTNLLALNAAVEAARAGEAGKGFAVVAEEVRNLAQRSAAAAKNTAELLEESQVKADSGVQIVQVVAKHFHEILMDIEQVNSISDAISTASNEQAAGIDQVNLAVGQLNAVTQQNAANSEESASAAETMNSQAIELNTMVSEFTLSDSSRTKRRKAALEQGNTSRSDERRSRVLNAPTSGKMVKPEDVIPLSDSDLSEF from the coding sequence CCCGATTTTCGGCTTCGATCAAAGGAAAACTTGTCATTTTGATGACAGTATATGCTTTGATTGTATCGGTTTTTTCATTACTCTACTATCCCGCGATACTGAGTTCAAATCTGAAATCCCAATTCAACTCCAAAATGAACACGGTTGGTGAAATGGTTGCGTTAGGAACCGGTATCGGGTTGGGAACCGACCAATTGATGGTGATCAAAAATGTATTCGACTGGGCAAAATCCGATAGCAACCTGATTTACATCGTCGTATTGGACCAAGTGAACGAAGTTTACACACAGCATCCCAAGGAGATTAATTTTGACCTTAAAAAATGGTTAACAAAAACCGAGATGTCGATTTCTGGTGACACCCTACAAATCATAAAAAAGATACGTTATCAAAAACAAGAACTGGGATCGATTCTGCTCGGCGTTAGTACAAAATCGGTCAGAGAAGAGATTACGAAGATGCGCGTCGTTGTGTCGCTGATTGGTTTAGTGATGCTAATCGTCGGTGTATTCTTAGCGTTCGGGATGGGTAAATACTTTGGCAATCGTGTTGGGAATCTCGTCCGGGTATCCGAAGCTATTAAATCAGGCGACTACTCAACCACAACCAGTGACACGGGTAACGATGAAATCAAGATTTTGGGTGAATCACTTCTGGTAATGAGCGATACGTTACAACAGAAAGAAAGAGATGCAATCGCCGCTTTACAGGAAACCCGTGATGTAGTCTCTGAAATCAACCGGGCATCGACTTTGCTTAACGAGGGGAGACTCGAGCAACGAGCATCTCTAAGCGGTATTGAAGGGGATTACCGCAAACTAATCGAGAGCTTCAACTCGGCGATTGACAGCATCATAAATCCCTTAGTGGAAGCATCAACGGTATTGGAAGAGATTGCAAACCATGATTTAACTTCTCGGGTTACAGGGGAGTATCGTGGCGATCATGCTCGAATAAAGAATTCATTGAACATCGCCGTGAATAATCTTGATGGAAGTATGTTGATGGTTTCCCAGGTTTCCGATCGAATCCTATCGGCAGCCAACGAAATCAGCCGGAACAGCCAAGCACTGGCTCAGGGAGCCTCCGAACAAGCATCTTCCCTGGAAGAGATTTCAGCTACGTTGGAAGAGATGTCGGCAATGACACGACAGAATGCAGCAAGCAGTAACGAGGCGAGCAAGCTTACCAAGGGAACGTTAACGAATGCGAAGAGTGGCAATGAAGCGATGATCCGGATGCAGGAGGAGATTAACCAGATCAAGAAATCCGCCGATCAAACAGCAAAAATTATTAAGACCATCGATGAAATTGCTTTCCAAACGAATCTGTTGGCGCTGAATGCTGCAGTCGAAGCAGCCCGTGCTGGCGAAGCTGGTAAAGGATTTGCCGTAGTCGCCGAAGAAGTACGCAATCTTGCCCAGCGTAGTGCTGCCGCAGCGAAAAACACAGCCGAGTTGTTGGAAGAATCACAGGTGAAAGCAGACAGCGGTGTTCAGATTGTGCAAGTAGTTGCAAAACATTTCCATGAAATTCTGATGGATATCGAACAGGTTAACAGTATCTCCGATGCGATCTCAACCGCATCAAACGAACAGGCGGCCGGTATCGACCAAGTTAACCTTGCAGTGGGCCAATTGAATGCCGTCACTCAACAAAATGCCGCGAACAGTGAAGAATCGGCGAGTGCTGCAGAAACGATGAATTCACAAGCGATTGAGCTGAATACTATGGTAAGCGAATTCACTTTGTCGGATAGCAGTCGAACCAAACGACGCAAAGCAGCTCTTGAACAGGGAAACACAAGTCGTTCGGATGAACGTCGCTCACGGGTACTCAATGCCCCAACCTCCGGAAAAATGGTAAAACCGGAAGATGTTATTCCCTTGAGTGACAGTGATCTTTCAGAATTTTAA